From Scleropages formosus chromosome 1, fSclFor1.1, whole genome shotgun sequence, a single genomic window includes:
- the lrp11 gene encoding low-density lipoprotein receptor-related protein 11 isoform X1, whose amino-acid sequence MGSPSNHHRLLLHHHGGLMLSVSLLWTLSCVHAARASQFSDLKSKISGVEELLEEFTKQLQQEQEEGAAAAAAAAGGDACLGGFSAIQGHIIRTRDSIDMGATFLTAPTRVHSRGACLRACCAEPRCSVAVVQEEEEEEEEEGGAEEREVTLGCFLFDCVRGGRGVCAFSSQRGYSSYSRAAARGGGASPTPARADSTERRVQDATAAEHSGAQGVDEPPRGDAGPDVVIQLPTDWAVLDGRDSMDDHGIVRYEWTLVQGDPSVNTKVTQPGILKITGLQEGTYHFRMIVTDTAGQRSSDNVTITVLPPEHQPKACTGHCSRYQFTCDDGCCVDITYACDGKQQCPDRSDEEFCQKFDGSRKVVTHPSGSVTHRQDFDDGVMLLGGTRTAMEEPDKASGAHSRGKLLPPPYSPRDNKQGPEVCLAPHDAGPCNGVFSRWYYDQLTGVCKRFIFGGCKGNGNNFLREEDCANRCIPKPGGFYAGKQKNFTGPQPSKPTETPLLSVAKLMPGAVHKDKDESSTVVGKVDPVRGGHPVPESGLEPIISSRWRNLRCAVHVSASAIDLLTYECVRQRVHFCSVPPPVGAILPLALGLIITALLLLMVGCRLRLVRRKLKKARPITSEESDYLINGMYL is encoded by the exons ATGGGGTCTCCATCGAATCATCACCGGCTTCTTCTCCATCATCACGGGGGACTGATGCTCTCCGTGTCTCTGCTGTGGACCCTGAGCTGCGTGCATGCCGCGCGCGCCTCGCAGTTTTCCGACCTCAAGTCCAAGATCTCGGGGGTGGAGGAGCTCCTGGAGGAGTTCACCAAGCAGCTCCAgcaagagcaggaggagggcgcggcggcggcggcggcggcggcggggggcgACGCGTGTCTCGGCGGCTTCAGCGCCATCCAGGGACACATCATCCGCACTAGGGACTCCATCGACATGGGTGCCACCTTCCTCACGGCCCCCACGCGCGTTCACAGCCGGGGGGCCTGCCTGCGCGCGTGCTGCGCCGAGCCGCGCTGCTCCGTGGCCGTggtgcaggaggaagaggaggaggaggaggaggaagggggcgCGGAGGAACGGGAGGTGACGCTCGGCTGCTTTCTGTTCGACTGCGTACGCGGCGGGCGCGGCGTCTGCGCGTTCAGTTCGCAGCGCGGCTACAGCAGCTACAGCCGggcggcggcgcgcggcggcggcgcgagCCCCACGCCGGCGCGCGCGGACTCGACCGAGCGGAGGGTGCAGGACGCGACTGCGGCGGAGCACTCCGGTGCGCAAG GTGTCGACGAGCCTCCCCGGGGTGACGCCGGGCCGGACGTGGTGATCCAGCTGCCCACTGACTGGGCAGTCCTGGATGGGCGGGACAGCATGGACGACCACGGTATCGTCCGCTACGAGTGGACCTTGGTCCAGGGAGACCCCTCGGTCAACACAAAG GTGACCCAACCAGGCATCCTGAAGATCACTGGGTTGCAGGAGGGAACCTATCACTTCCGTATGATTGTCACAGACACGGCGGGGCAACGGAGCTCGGACAATGTTACCATCACCGTGCTGCCTCCGGAACACCAACCCAAGG CGTGTACGGGCCACTGCTCCCGCTACCAGTTCACCTGTGACGACGGCTGCTGCGTGGACATCACGTACGCCTGCGACGGCAAGCAGCAGTGCCCTGACCGCTCCGATGAGGAATTCTGCCAGAAAT TTGACGGGAGCCGCAAGGTGGTAACTCACCCCTCCGGGTCGGTGACACACCGACAGGACTTTGATGATGGGGTGATGCTGCTAGGTGGGACCAGGACTGCCATGGAGGAGCCAGACAAAGCCAGCGGAGCCCACAGCAGGGGCAAGTTGCTGCCCCCTCCATACAGCCCACGGGACAACAAACAGGGCCCAG AGGTTTGCTTGGCACCCCACGACGCCGGACCCTGCAACGGCGTGTTCTCGCGCTGGTACTACGACCAGCTCACCGGGGTGTGCAAGCGCTTTATCTTCGGGGGCTGCAAGGGCAACGGCAACAATTTCCTGCGGGAGGAGGACTGTGCGAACCGGTGTATCCCCAAGCCGGGTGGGTTTT ATGCAGGCAAACAGAAGAATTTCACCGGTCCTCAACCTAGCAAGCCGACAGAGACAC CACTGCTTTCTGTAGCTAAACTTATGCCAGGAGCCGTTCATAAAGACAAAGATGAGAGTTCCACGGTGGTGGGGAAGGTGGATCCTGTTCGAGGAGGACACCCAGTCCCCGAGTCAGGTCTAGAGCCCATCATCAGTTCCCGTTGGCGTAACCTCCGCTGCGCAGTACACGTCTCTGCTTCAGCCATCGACTTATTAACGTATGAATGCGTACGTCAGCGAGTGCATTTCTGCTCTGTACCGCCCCCTGTAGGTGCAATCCTCCCACTGGCACTGGGCCTCATCATCACCGCGCTGCTCTTGCTCATGGTGGGCTGCCGTCTGCGCCTGGTGCGCCGCAAGCTGAAGAAGGCCCGGCCGATCACGTCCGAGGAGTCCGACTACCTCATCAACGGCATGTATCTGTAG
- the lrp11 gene encoding low-density lipoprotein receptor-related protein 11 isoform X3, whose product MGSPSNHHRLLLHHHGGLMLSVSLLWTLSCVHAARASQFSDLKSKISGVEELLEEFTKQLQQEQEEGAAAAAAAAGGDACLGGFSAIQGHIIRTRDSIDMGATFLTAPTRVHSRGACLRACCAEPRCSVAVVQEEEEEEEEEGGAEEREVTLGCFLFDCVRGGRGVCAFSSQRGYSSYSRAAARGGGASPTPARADSTERRVQDATAAEHSGAQGVDEPPRGDAGPDVVIQLPTDWAVLDGRDSMDDHGIVRYEWTLVQGDPSVNTKVTQPGILKITGLQEGTYHFRMIVTDTAGQRSSDNVTITVLPPEHQPKACTGHCSRYQFTCDDGCCVDITYACDGKQQCPDRSDEEFCQKFDGSRKVVTHPSGSVTHRQDFDDGVMLLGGTRTAMEEPDKASGAHSRGKLLPPPYSPRDNKQGPEVCLAPHDAGPCNGVFSRWYYDQLTGVCKRFIFGGCKGNGNNFLREEDCANRCIPKPGGFYAGKQKNFTGPQPSKPTETPLLSVAKLMPGAVHKDKDESSTVVGKVDPVRGGHPVPESGAILPLALGLIITALLLLMVGCRLRLVRRKLKKARPITSEESDYLINGMYL is encoded by the exons ATGGGGTCTCCATCGAATCATCACCGGCTTCTTCTCCATCATCACGGGGGACTGATGCTCTCCGTGTCTCTGCTGTGGACCCTGAGCTGCGTGCATGCCGCGCGCGCCTCGCAGTTTTCCGACCTCAAGTCCAAGATCTCGGGGGTGGAGGAGCTCCTGGAGGAGTTCACCAAGCAGCTCCAgcaagagcaggaggagggcgcggcggcggcggcggcggcggcggggggcgACGCGTGTCTCGGCGGCTTCAGCGCCATCCAGGGACACATCATCCGCACTAGGGACTCCATCGACATGGGTGCCACCTTCCTCACGGCCCCCACGCGCGTTCACAGCCGGGGGGCCTGCCTGCGCGCGTGCTGCGCCGAGCCGCGCTGCTCCGTGGCCGTggtgcaggaggaagaggaggaggaggaggaggaagggggcgCGGAGGAACGGGAGGTGACGCTCGGCTGCTTTCTGTTCGACTGCGTACGCGGCGGGCGCGGCGTCTGCGCGTTCAGTTCGCAGCGCGGCTACAGCAGCTACAGCCGggcggcggcgcgcggcggcggcgcgagCCCCACGCCGGCGCGCGCGGACTCGACCGAGCGGAGGGTGCAGGACGCGACTGCGGCGGAGCACTCCGGTGCGCAAG GTGTCGACGAGCCTCCCCGGGGTGACGCCGGGCCGGACGTGGTGATCCAGCTGCCCACTGACTGGGCAGTCCTGGATGGGCGGGACAGCATGGACGACCACGGTATCGTCCGCTACGAGTGGACCTTGGTCCAGGGAGACCCCTCGGTCAACACAAAG GTGACCCAACCAGGCATCCTGAAGATCACTGGGTTGCAGGAGGGAACCTATCACTTCCGTATGATTGTCACAGACACGGCGGGGCAACGGAGCTCGGACAATGTTACCATCACCGTGCTGCCTCCGGAACACCAACCCAAGG CGTGTACGGGCCACTGCTCCCGCTACCAGTTCACCTGTGACGACGGCTGCTGCGTGGACATCACGTACGCCTGCGACGGCAAGCAGCAGTGCCCTGACCGCTCCGATGAGGAATTCTGCCAGAAAT TTGACGGGAGCCGCAAGGTGGTAACTCACCCCTCCGGGTCGGTGACACACCGACAGGACTTTGATGATGGGGTGATGCTGCTAGGTGGGACCAGGACTGCCATGGAGGAGCCAGACAAAGCCAGCGGAGCCCACAGCAGGGGCAAGTTGCTGCCCCCTCCATACAGCCCACGGGACAACAAACAGGGCCCAG AGGTTTGCTTGGCACCCCACGACGCCGGACCCTGCAACGGCGTGTTCTCGCGCTGGTACTACGACCAGCTCACCGGGGTGTGCAAGCGCTTTATCTTCGGGGGCTGCAAGGGCAACGGCAACAATTTCCTGCGGGAGGAGGACTGTGCGAACCGGTGTATCCCCAAGCCGGGTGGGTTTT ATGCAGGCAAACAGAAGAATTTCACCGGTCCTCAACCTAGCAAGCCGACAGAGACAC CACTGCTTTCTGTAGCTAAACTTATGCCAGGAGCCGTTCATAAAGACAAAGATGAGAGTTCCACGGTGGTGGGGAAGGTGGATCCTGTTCGAGGAGGACACCCAGTCCCCGAGTCAG GTGCAATCCTCCCACTGGCACTGGGCCTCATCATCACCGCGCTGCTCTTGCTCATGGTGGGCTGCCGTCTGCGCCTGGTGCGCCGCAAGCTGAAGAAGGCCCGGCCGATCACGTCCGAGGAGTCCGACTACCTCATCAACGGCATGTATCTGTAG
- the lrp11 gene encoding low-density lipoprotein receptor-related protein 11 isoform X4, translating into MGSPSNHHRLLLHHHGGLMLSVSLLWTLSCVHAARASQFSDLKSKISGVEELLEEFTKQLQQEQEEGAAAAAAAAGGDACLGGFSAIQGHIIRTRDSIDMGATFLTAPTRVHSRGACLRACCAEPRCSVAVVQEEEEEEEEEGGAEEREVTLGCFLFDCVRGGRGVCAFSSQRGYSSYSRAAARGGGASPTPARADSTERRVQDATAAEHSGAQGVDEPPRGDAGPDVVIQLPTDWAVLDGRDSMDDHGIVRYEWTLVQGDPSVNTKVTQPGILKITGLQEGTYHFRMIVTDTAGQRSSDNVTITVLPPEHQPKACTGHCSRYQFTCDDGCCVDITYACDGKQQCPDRSDEEFCQKFDGSRKVVTHPSGSVTHRQDFDDGVMLLGGTRTAMEEPDKASGAHSRGKLLPPPYSPRDNKQGPEVCLAPHDAGPCNGVFSRWYYDQLTGVCKRFIFGGCKGNGNNFLREEDCANRCIPKPDAGKQKNFTGPQPSKPTETPLLSVAKLMPGAVHKDKDESSTVVGKVDPVRGGHPVPESGAILPLALGLIITALLLLMVGCRLRLVRRKLKKARPITSEESDYLINGMYL; encoded by the exons ATGGGGTCTCCATCGAATCATCACCGGCTTCTTCTCCATCATCACGGGGGACTGATGCTCTCCGTGTCTCTGCTGTGGACCCTGAGCTGCGTGCATGCCGCGCGCGCCTCGCAGTTTTCCGACCTCAAGTCCAAGATCTCGGGGGTGGAGGAGCTCCTGGAGGAGTTCACCAAGCAGCTCCAgcaagagcaggaggagggcgcggcggcggcggcggcggcggcggggggcgACGCGTGTCTCGGCGGCTTCAGCGCCATCCAGGGACACATCATCCGCACTAGGGACTCCATCGACATGGGTGCCACCTTCCTCACGGCCCCCACGCGCGTTCACAGCCGGGGGGCCTGCCTGCGCGCGTGCTGCGCCGAGCCGCGCTGCTCCGTGGCCGTggtgcaggaggaagaggaggaggaggaggaggaagggggcgCGGAGGAACGGGAGGTGACGCTCGGCTGCTTTCTGTTCGACTGCGTACGCGGCGGGCGCGGCGTCTGCGCGTTCAGTTCGCAGCGCGGCTACAGCAGCTACAGCCGggcggcggcgcgcggcggcggcgcgagCCCCACGCCGGCGCGCGCGGACTCGACCGAGCGGAGGGTGCAGGACGCGACTGCGGCGGAGCACTCCGGTGCGCAAG GTGTCGACGAGCCTCCCCGGGGTGACGCCGGGCCGGACGTGGTGATCCAGCTGCCCACTGACTGGGCAGTCCTGGATGGGCGGGACAGCATGGACGACCACGGTATCGTCCGCTACGAGTGGACCTTGGTCCAGGGAGACCCCTCGGTCAACACAAAG GTGACCCAACCAGGCATCCTGAAGATCACTGGGTTGCAGGAGGGAACCTATCACTTCCGTATGATTGTCACAGACACGGCGGGGCAACGGAGCTCGGACAATGTTACCATCACCGTGCTGCCTCCGGAACACCAACCCAAGG CGTGTACGGGCCACTGCTCCCGCTACCAGTTCACCTGTGACGACGGCTGCTGCGTGGACATCACGTACGCCTGCGACGGCAAGCAGCAGTGCCCTGACCGCTCCGATGAGGAATTCTGCCAGAAAT TTGACGGGAGCCGCAAGGTGGTAACTCACCCCTCCGGGTCGGTGACACACCGACAGGACTTTGATGATGGGGTGATGCTGCTAGGTGGGACCAGGACTGCCATGGAGGAGCCAGACAAAGCCAGCGGAGCCCACAGCAGGGGCAAGTTGCTGCCCCCTCCATACAGCCCACGGGACAACAAACAGGGCCCAG AGGTTTGCTTGGCACCCCACGACGCCGGACCCTGCAACGGCGTGTTCTCGCGCTGGTACTACGACCAGCTCACCGGGGTGTGCAAGCGCTTTATCTTCGGGGGCTGCAAGGGCAACGGCAACAATTTCCTGCGGGAGGAGGACTGTGCGAACCGGTGTATCCCCAAGCCGG ATGCAGGCAAACAGAAGAATTTCACCGGTCCTCAACCTAGCAAGCCGACAGAGACAC CACTGCTTTCTGTAGCTAAACTTATGCCAGGAGCCGTTCATAAAGACAAAGATGAGAGTTCCACGGTGGTGGGGAAGGTGGATCCTGTTCGAGGAGGACACCCAGTCCCCGAGTCAG GTGCAATCCTCCCACTGGCACTGGGCCTCATCATCACCGCGCTGCTCTTGCTCATGGTGGGCTGCCGTCTGCGCCTGGTGCGCCGCAAGCTGAAGAAGGCCCGGCCGATCACGTCCGAGGAGTCCGACTACCTCATCAACGGCATGTATCTGTAG
- the lrp11 gene encoding low-density lipoprotein receptor-related protein 11 isoform X2, with product MGSPSNHHRLLLHHHGGLMLSVSLLWTLSCVHAARASQFSDLKSKISGVEELLEEFTKQLQQEQEEGAAAAAAAAGGDACLGGFSAIQGHIIRTRDSIDMGATFLTAPTRVHSRGACLRACCAEPRCSVAVVQEEEEEEEEEGGAEEREVTLGCFLFDCVRGGRGVCAFSSQRGYSSYSRAAARGGGASPTPARADSTERRVQDATAAEHSGAQGVDEPPRGDAGPDVVIQLPTDWAVLDGRDSMDDHGIVRYEWTLVQGDPSVNTKVTQPGILKITGLQEGTYHFRMIVTDTAGQRSSDNVTITVLPPEHQPKACTGHCSRYQFTCDDGCCVDITYACDGKQQCPDRSDEEFCQKFDGSRKVVTHPSGSVTHRQDFDDGVMLLGGTRTAMEEPDKASGAHSRGKLLPPPYSPRDNKQGPEVCLAPHDAGPCNGVFSRWYYDQLTGVCKRFIFGGCKGNGNNFLREEDCANRCIPKPDAGKQKNFTGPQPSKPTETPLLSVAKLMPGAVHKDKDESSTVVGKVDPVRGGHPVPESGLEPIISSRWRNLRCAVHVSASAIDLLTYECVRQRVHFCSVPPPVGAILPLALGLIITALLLLMVGCRLRLVRRKLKKARPITSEESDYLINGMYL from the exons ATGGGGTCTCCATCGAATCATCACCGGCTTCTTCTCCATCATCACGGGGGACTGATGCTCTCCGTGTCTCTGCTGTGGACCCTGAGCTGCGTGCATGCCGCGCGCGCCTCGCAGTTTTCCGACCTCAAGTCCAAGATCTCGGGGGTGGAGGAGCTCCTGGAGGAGTTCACCAAGCAGCTCCAgcaagagcaggaggagggcgcggcggcggcggcggcggcggcggggggcgACGCGTGTCTCGGCGGCTTCAGCGCCATCCAGGGACACATCATCCGCACTAGGGACTCCATCGACATGGGTGCCACCTTCCTCACGGCCCCCACGCGCGTTCACAGCCGGGGGGCCTGCCTGCGCGCGTGCTGCGCCGAGCCGCGCTGCTCCGTGGCCGTggtgcaggaggaagaggaggaggaggaggaggaagggggcgCGGAGGAACGGGAGGTGACGCTCGGCTGCTTTCTGTTCGACTGCGTACGCGGCGGGCGCGGCGTCTGCGCGTTCAGTTCGCAGCGCGGCTACAGCAGCTACAGCCGggcggcggcgcgcggcggcggcgcgagCCCCACGCCGGCGCGCGCGGACTCGACCGAGCGGAGGGTGCAGGACGCGACTGCGGCGGAGCACTCCGGTGCGCAAG GTGTCGACGAGCCTCCCCGGGGTGACGCCGGGCCGGACGTGGTGATCCAGCTGCCCACTGACTGGGCAGTCCTGGATGGGCGGGACAGCATGGACGACCACGGTATCGTCCGCTACGAGTGGACCTTGGTCCAGGGAGACCCCTCGGTCAACACAAAG GTGACCCAACCAGGCATCCTGAAGATCACTGGGTTGCAGGAGGGAACCTATCACTTCCGTATGATTGTCACAGACACGGCGGGGCAACGGAGCTCGGACAATGTTACCATCACCGTGCTGCCTCCGGAACACCAACCCAAGG CGTGTACGGGCCACTGCTCCCGCTACCAGTTCACCTGTGACGACGGCTGCTGCGTGGACATCACGTACGCCTGCGACGGCAAGCAGCAGTGCCCTGACCGCTCCGATGAGGAATTCTGCCAGAAAT TTGACGGGAGCCGCAAGGTGGTAACTCACCCCTCCGGGTCGGTGACACACCGACAGGACTTTGATGATGGGGTGATGCTGCTAGGTGGGACCAGGACTGCCATGGAGGAGCCAGACAAAGCCAGCGGAGCCCACAGCAGGGGCAAGTTGCTGCCCCCTCCATACAGCCCACGGGACAACAAACAGGGCCCAG AGGTTTGCTTGGCACCCCACGACGCCGGACCCTGCAACGGCGTGTTCTCGCGCTGGTACTACGACCAGCTCACCGGGGTGTGCAAGCGCTTTATCTTCGGGGGCTGCAAGGGCAACGGCAACAATTTCCTGCGGGAGGAGGACTGTGCGAACCGGTGTATCCCCAAGCCGG ATGCAGGCAAACAGAAGAATTTCACCGGTCCTCAACCTAGCAAGCCGACAGAGACAC CACTGCTTTCTGTAGCTAAACTTATGCCAGGAGCCGTTCATAAAGACAAAGATGAGAGTTCCACGGTGGTGGGGAAGGTGGATCCTGTTCGAGGAGGACACCCAGTCCCCGAGTCAGGTCTAGAGCCCATCATCAGTTCCCGTTGGCGTAACCTCCGCTGCGCAGTACACGTCTCTGCTTCAGCCATCGACTTATTAACGTATGAATGCGTACGTCAGCGAGTGCATTTCTGCTCTGTACCGCCCCCTGTAGGTGCAATCCTCCCACTGGCACTGGGCCTCATCATCACCGCGCTGCTCTTGCTCATGGTGGGCTGCCGTCTGCGCCTGGTGCGCCGCAAGCTGAAGAAGGCCCGGCCGATCACGTCCGAGGAGTCCGACTACCTCATCAACGGCATGTATCTGTAG